The genomic stretch TTTTCATACGTGCGCGCTCAGAGCCCGCAAGCGCAAAGAGTCGCCTACGACTACTCTGAGATGTACGAGACATTGAACCCAAGCATAGTGAAGATCCACGCTGACGGGACAACTGGCTCAGGATTCCTTGTCGCTGAAAACGGTATCATTGCCACAAATCACCACGTGGTACAAAACTCTAGATACATCGCTGTGCAGTTCGCCGATGGTCGGAAAGTAAGAGGCGAGATTATAGTATTGAATCCTCGCTACGATCTCGCTCCGGTGAAAGTGAATAGCTCAATGGTTTCTTCCATGCGACCTCTTGCATTGCTACCACCCGATAGAGATTCGACTGTGAAACCAGGCATTCCAGTTGTTGCCTTCGGTTCACCGTTAAGTCAGACGTTCTTGATAACACAGGGGATCGTTTCAAAAGTTGAAGAGGAAGTGCTGTCAGGAGACTTTCTTGTCGGGCCAGGGAATTCCGGTGGGCCACTCGTGAACCTCGATGGAGAGGTAGTCGGTATAAATACATTCTGGTCAATGGAGGGCAAAAATGCTGGACTAGCAGACGAACTGAGACGGCAAGCCATCGAACTTGCCGAGCCAGCAGAGTCTCATTTTAGTCGGACCGAGTTTGAGTAAGCCTTGTCCAGGCTCAAAGAACTACAAAAGATCACGGGAACAGAGTAAACTCTGACGTCTTGGCGGAAGACCTGTAGGTGAAAAACCGTATGAAGTTTGAACGCATTACAGTAGATCCGAATGTTTGCACTGGCAAGCCGTGCATCCGTGGGCTCCGATTCCCGGTTTCGCGCTTGCTTGGACTCTTGGCCTCAGGAGAGACGAAGGAAACGATTCTCACGGCGT from Blastocatellia bacterium encodes the following:
- a CDS encoding trypsin-like peptidase domain-containing protein — its product is MKEVIRKIASVCLFVCLAFSYVRAQSPQAQRVAYDYSEMYETLNPSIVKIHADGTTGSGFLVAENGIIATNHHVVQNSRYIAVQFADGRKVRGEIIVLNPRYDLAPVKVNSSMVSSMRPLALLPPDRDSTVKPGIPVVAFGSPLSQTFLITQGIVSKVEEEVLSGDFLVGPGNSGGPLVNLDGEVVGINTFWSMEGKNAGLADELRRQAIELAEPAESHFSRTEFE
- a CDS encoding DUF433 domain-containing protein, giving the protein MKFERITVDPNVCTGKPCIRGLRFPVSRLLGLLASGETKETILTAYPYLEAEDIDEALLYAAFLAEEETVEFTR